TGAAACCTTATATATTTTCAATAAACTTTTTAAGGGCAATGAAAAAGGTTCAATTTTTGGTGAAACTTTTTTCGAATGATATCATACACCTAAAATTACTGTCAAGTTAGCATTGGTCATATTTTCAGCCACAGTTTCACATTCTTCCATACTACCTTGGAAACAAACTGCTTTTCCGTTTGTATGTGTTTCCATTGCAATTTTTTTTGCATCTTTTTTTGTTTTAAAACAAAGTTTCATCAAACAATCTTCAACGTAAGAAAATTCATGGATTGAGTCAT
Above is a window of Leptospira perdikensis DNA encoding:
- a CDS encoding ATP-dependent Clp protease adaptor ClpS translates to MTEQNQPSTFEETQTHFDSVYFYFVILFNDSIHEFSYVEDCLMKLCFKTKKDAKKIAMETHTNGKAVCFQGSMEECETVAENMTNANLTVILGV